In Nomia melanderi isolate GNS246 chromosome 4, iyNomMela1, whole genome shotgun sequence, the following are encoded in one genomic region:
- the LOC116434957 gene encoding uncharacterized protein LOC116434957 isoform X1, whose translation MQKPLRELGRLCLGTGEQSNVTAEVCTETRGGLPLLQVWPSDSPRGEADGQAQAFVFPDVQENVNDSGIESIQGLQSLPEKEFQIFSKASPSPCGVASTSPAATPQQSRRASLLHPDHARLQLHHLHHNHHNSGSKSPPSPDRTSIDEEPPPLPPSPSSSTTSSLRSIPSSAIASMHSQDRRRSSRYSMFDALDLEYARLRAAARGSVGPYSLSESLHKLTFTQSLAFPALARGLASKQSIPTRRPQQHTESGLNAFAKVVTALVLVLVSVLVFGVVYKFVRT comes from the exons AAGCCATTGAGAGAGCTGGGCCGACTGTGCCTCGGTACAGGTGAGCAGAGCAACGTGACGGCGGAAGTTTGCACTGAGACACGTGGCGGACTTCCTCTTTTGCAAGTATGGCCGAGCGATTCGCCGAGGGGCGAGGCCGATGGACAGGCACAGGCCTTCGTGTTCCCGGATGTCCAGGAAAATGTAAACGACAGCGGGATCGAATCCATACAG GGTTTGCAATCGCTTCCTGAGAAAGAATTTCAAATCTTTTCGAAGGCATCGCCGTCGCCGTGCGGCGTGGCGAGCACTAGCCCAGCCGCGACTCCTCAACAATCCCGTCGCGCTAGTCTACTCCATCCGGATCACGCTCGACTGCAGCTGCATCATTTGCATCACAATCACCACAATTCCGGATCCAAGAGCCCGCCGTCTCCGGACCGCACATCCATCGACGAGGAACCGCCTCCGCTGCCGCCGAGTCCTTCGAGTTCAACCACCAGCAGCCTACGCTCGATCCCAAGCTCCGCTATCGCTTCGATGCACTCGCAGGACAGGAGACGCAGCAGCAG GTACAGTATGTTCGACGCGTTGGACCTGGAGTACGCGCGTCTAAGGGCGGCAGCTCGTGGTTCCGTGGGCCCGTACTCTCTGTCCGAGTCCCTGCACAAGCTGACCTTCACCCAGAGCCTGGCCTTCCCGGCGCTGGCCCGCGGCCTGGCTTCGAAACAGAGCATTCCCACCAGGAGGCCGCAGCAGCACACCGAGAGCGGGCTGAACGCGTTCGCGAAGGTGGTGACCGCCCTGGTGCTGGTCCTGGTCAGCGTGCTGGTGTTCGGTGTCGTGTACAAGTTCGTGAGGACGTGA
- the LOC116434957 gene encoding uncharacterized protein LOC116434957 isoform X2 encodes MQKPLRELGRLCLGTGEQSNVTAEVCTETRGGLPLLQVWPSDSPRGEADGQAQAFVFPDVQENVNDSGIESIQASPSPCGVASTSPAATPQQSRRASLLHPDHARLQLHHLHHNHHNSGSKSPPSPDRTSIDEEPPPLPPSPSSSTTSSLRSIPSSAIASMHSQDRRRSSRYSMFDALDLEYARLRAAARGSVGPYSLSESLHKLTFTQSLAFPALARGLASKQSIPTRRPQQHTESGLNAFAKVVTALVLVLVSVLVFGVVYKFVRT; translated from the exons AAGCCATTGAGAGAGCTGGGCCGACTGTGCCTCGGTACAGGTGAGCAGAGCAACGTGACGGCGGAAGTTTGCACTGAGACACGTGGCGGACTTCCTCTTTTGCAAGTATGGCCGAGCGATTCGCCGAGGGGCGAGGCCGATGGACAGGCACAGGCCTTCGTGTTCCCGGATGTCCAGGAAAATGTAAACGACAGCGGGATCGAATCCATACAG GCATCGCCGTCGCCGTGCGGCGTGGCGAGCACTAGCCCAGCCGCGACTCCTCAACAATCCCGTCGCGCTAGTCTACTCCATCCGGATCACGCTCGACTGCAGCTGCATCATTTGCATCACAATCACCACAATTCCGGATCCAAGAGCCCGCCGTCTCCGGACCGCACATCCATCGACGAGGAACCGCCTCCGCTGCCGCCGAGTCCTTCGAGTTCAACCACCAGCAGCCTACGCTCGATCCCAAGCTCCGCTATCGCTTCGATGCACTCGCAGGACAGGAGACGCAGCAGCAG GTACAGTATGTTCGACGCGTTGGACCTGGAGTACGCGCGTCTAAGGGCGGCAGCTCGTGGTTCCGTGGGCCCGTACTCTCTGTCCGAGTCCCTGCACAAGCTGACCTTCACCCAGAGCCTGGCCTTCCCGGCGCTGGCCCGCGGCCTGGCTTCGAAACAGAGCATTCCCACCAGGAGGCCGCAGCAGCACACCGAGAGCGGGCTGAACGCGTTCGCGAAGGTGGTGACCGCCCTGGTGCTGGTCCTGGTCAGCGTGCTGGTGTTCGGTGTCGTGTACAAGTTCGTGAGGACGTGA